The following proteins come from a genomic window of Parambassis ranga chromosome 4, fParRan2.1, whole genome shotgun sequence:
- the hmg20b gene encoding SWI/SNF-related matrix-associated actin-dependent regulator of chromatin subfamily E member 1-related isoform X1, with amino-acid sequence MGGIKQEQSDASQQLKASHTADQPQEEPKKRGWPKGKKRKKVLPNGPKAPVTGYVRFLNERREHMRARYPDLPFPEITKRLGAEWTRLAQNDKQRYLDEAEREKMQYAQELKEYQQTEAYQITSTKIQDKRIKKEDSSVISSSSSGSSFTKAPDLSSRFDIPIFTEEFLDQNKAREAELRRLRKANIEFEEQNAVLQRHIKDMYNAKERLEAELGQDEKRTQALQQHLLAIKHTLVNSLSAVPLPDTGETASLGNLDSYLSRLSGVLEGNPHKHRALLSQLCEVLSHLDSEKL; translated from the exons ATGGGAGGAATCAAACAAGAGCAAAGTGATGCTTCGCAGCAGCTTAAAGCGTCACACACAGCCGATCAACCACAAGAGGAG cCAAAGAAGAGAGGCTGGCCGAAagggaagaaaaggaagaaggtGCTACCAAATGGCCCCAAGGCACCAGTAACTGGATACGTCCGCTTCCTGAATGAACGAAGAGAACACATGCGGGCCCGATACCCTGACTTACCATTCCCAGAAATCACCAAGAGACTTGGAGCAGAGTGGACACGATTAGCCCAGAATGACAAACAG cgCTACCTGGATGAGGCGGAACGGGAGAAGATGCAGTACGCCCAGGAACTGAAGGAATATCAGCAAACTGAGGCCTATCAGATCACCAGCACTAAGATACAAGACAAGAGGATCAAGAAAG aaGATTCCTCAGTCATCAGCAGTAGTAGTTCAGGGTCATCTTTTACAAAG GCTCCTGACCTCTCAAGCAGATTTGACATCCCTATTTTTACAGAGGAGTTCCTTGATCAGAACAAAG CTCGAGAGGCTGAGCTGCGACGGCTTCGTAAGGCCAACATTGAGTTTGAAGAACAGAATGCAGTACTGCAGCGGCACATTAAGGACATGTACAATGCTAAAGAGCGCCTAGAGGCTGAACTGGGGCAGGATGAGAAGCGGACCCAGGCTCTCCAACAACACCTGCTGGccattaaacacacactggtCAACAGTCTCTCAGCAGTCCCCCTTCCAG ATACAGGTGAAACAGCATCTCTAGGAAACCTGGACTCATACTTGAGTCGCCTCAGTGGAGTGCTTGAGGGAAACCCACACAAACACCGTGCCCTGCTCAGCCAACTTTGTGAAGTCCTGTCTCATCTGGACAG TGAGAAGTTATGA
- the hmg20b gene encoding SWI/SNF-related matrix-associated actin-dependent regulator of chromatin subfamily E member 1-related isoform X2 has protein sequence MGGIKQEQSDASQQLKASHTADQPQEEPKKRGWPKGKKRKKVLPNGPKAPVTGYVRFLNERREHMRARYPDLPFPEITKRLGAEWTRLAQNDKQRYLDEAEREKMQYAQELKEYQQTEAYQITSTKIQDKRIKKDSSVISSSSSGSSFTKAPDLSSRFDIPIFTEEFLDQNKAREAELRRLRKANIEFEEQNAVLQRHIKDMYNAKERLEAELGQDEKRTQALQQHLLAIKHTLVNSLSAVPLPDTGETASLGNLDSYLSRLSGVLEGNPHKHRALLSQLCEVLSHLDSEKL, from the exons ATGGGAGGAATCAAACAAGAGCAAAGTGATGCTTCGCAGCAGCTTAAAGCGTCACACACAGCCGATCAACCACAAGAGGAG cCAAAGAAGAGAGGCTGGCCGAAagggaagaaaaggaagaaggtGCTACCAAATGGCCCCAAGGCACCAGTAACTGGATACGTCCGCTTCCTGAATGAACGAAGAGAACACATGCGGGCCCGATACCCTGACTTACCATTCCCAGAAATCACCAAGAGACTTGGAGCAGAGTGGACACGATTAGCCCAGAATGACAAACAG cgCTACCTGGATGAGGCGGAACGGGAGAAGATGCAGTACGCCCAGGAACTGAAGGAATATCAGCAAACTGAGGCCTATCAGATCACCAGCACTAAGATACAAGACAAGAGGATCAAGAAAG ATTCCTCAGTCATCAGCAGTAGTAGTTCAGGGTCATCTTTTACAAAG GCTCCTGACCTCTCAAGCAGATTTGACATCCCTATTTTTACAGAGGAGTTCCTTGATCAGAACAAAG CTCGAGAGGCTGAGCTGCGACGGCTTCGTAAGGCCAACATTGAGTTTGAAGAACAGAATGCAGTACTGCAGCGGCACATTAAGGACATGTACAATGCTAAAGAGCGCCTAGAGGCTGAACTGGGGCAGGATGAGAAGCGGACCCAGGCTCTCCAACAACACCTGCTGGccattaaacacacactggtCAACAGTCTCTCAGCAGTCCCCCTTCCAG ATACAGGTGAAACAGCATCTCTAGGAAACCTGGACTCATACTTGAGTCGCCTCAGTGGAGTGCTTGAGGGAAACCCACACAAACACCGTGCCCTGCTCAGCCAACTTTGTGAAGTCCTGTCTCATCTGGACAG TGAGAAGTTATGA